A genomic segment from Chitinophaga niabensis encodes:
- the dgoD gene encoding galactonate dehydratase codes for MKIKSYELFQVPPRWLFLKIETDEGITGWGEPVIEGKAATVKTAVDELMEYLIGKDPMHIEDHWNVMYRAGFYRGGPILMSAIAGIDQALWDIKGKYYNAPVYQLLGGQARDKMKVYSWIGGDRPAEVGEAARKMKEQGFLAVKMNATEELQYVDSYEKIDAAIARIAAVREAGGPGMGIGIDFHGRVHKPMAKILAKELEPFRPMFIEEPVLPENNEDLREIAQHVAIPIATGERMFSKWQFKTLLKEGYADIIQPDVSHAGGITECKKIISMAEAFDVAAAPHCPLGPIALAACLQVDATCHNAFIQEQSLGIHYNKGSDLLDYLTDKTVFQYSDGYVDIPSKPGLGIEINEAHVRKMAAEGHNWRNPVWRHTDGSVAEW; via the coding sequence ATGAAGATAAAAAGCTACGAACTGTTCCAGGTGCCGCCACGCTGGCTGTTTCTGAAAATAGAAACGGACGAAGGTATTACCGGCTGGGGAGAACCTGTGATAGAAGGAAAAGCCGCCACCGTTAAAACCGCGGTGGATGAGCTGATGGAGTACCTGATCGGCAAAGACCCCATGCACATCGAAGACCACTGGAACGTGATGTACCGTGCCGGCTTCTATCGCGGCGGCCCCATCCTCATGAGCGCCATCGCCGGTATCGATCAGGCACTGTGGGACATCAAAGGGAAATATTACAATGCCCCTGTCTATCAACTACTCGGCGGCCAGGCGCGGGATAAAATGAAGGTCTACTCCTGGATCGGCGGCGACCGCCCTGCAGAAGTAGGGGAGGCAGCCCGCAAAATGAAGGAGCAGGGCTTCCTGGCCGTAAAGATGAATGCTACGGAAGAACTGCAATACGTGGACAGCTACGAAAAAATAGACGCCGCCATTGCGCGCATCGCAGCCGTACGCGAAGCGGGTGGCCCGGGAATGGGTATCGGCATAGATTTTCACGGCCGGGTACACAAACCCATGGCCAAAATACTTGCGAAAGAACTGGAGCCTTTCCGCCCCATGTTCATTGAAGAACCCGTGTTGCCGGAAAACAACGAAGACCTTCGCGAGATTGCGCAGCATGTAGCTATTCCTATTGCTACCGGGGAGCGTATGTTCTCCAAATGGCAGTTCAAAACATTGCTGAAAGAGGGATATGCGGATATCATTCAGCCGGATGTTTCCCATGCCGGCGGCATCACCGAATGCAAAAAGATCATTTCCATGGCGGAGGCATTTGATGTGGCGGCAGCCCCGCATTGCCCGCTGGGGCCTATTGCACTGGCCGCCTGCCTGCAGGTGGATGCTACCTGTCACAACGCTTTCATACAGGAGCAAAGCCTCGGTATTCATTACAATAAAGGCAGCGATCTGCTGGACTATCTCACAGATAAAACCGTATTCCAATACAGCGATGGTTATGTGGATATTCCTTCCAAACCCGGCCTCGGTATAGAGATCAACGAAGCACATGTAAGAAAAATGGCAGCAGAAGGTCATAACTGGCGTAACCCGGTTTGGCGCCATACGGATGGCAGTGTAGCGGAATGGTAA
- a CDS encoding winged helix DNA-binding domain-containing protein, translated as MKTEDIILHRLHTQQLAKPACEEAGAVVSWLIAMQAQEYAHAKWAIHLRSNGLTEKAIEQSFNEGIYLRTHLMRPTWHFVHRQDIRWLLQLTAPRVHAANAYYYKQLELDAKVFSRSNKVLGKALQGGKHLQRTALAKALKDAKIIASGPRLGYIMMFAELEGLICSGPREGKQFTYALLEERVPPVKALSREEALAQFVQRYFTTRGPATLQDFVYWSGLTMKDAKEGAEALPAGFIREKELIWLPVAVDKKEKVRHTFIMPDYDEYGMSYKDRHDIFNEGARTFYSHMIIVDGKIAGTWKKKDNDGLDMDIFTTLNKTQTTALKKAVERYLAFSG; from the coding sequence ATGAAAACCGAAGACATTATCCTTCACCGGCTGCATACGCAGCAACTGGCTAAACCTGCCTGCGAAGAAGCCGGTGCTGTAGTTTCCTGGCTCATTGCCATGCAGGCACAGGAATATGCACATGCCAAATGGGCTATTCATCTCCGCTCCAATGGATTAACGGAAAAAGCGATAGAACAATCTTTCAACGAGGGCATCTATCTGCGCACGCACCTGATGCGGCCTACCTGGCATTTCGTGCATCGGCAGGATATCAGGTGGTTACTGCAACTCACTGCCCCAAGGGTACATGCAGCAAATGCTTACTACTATAAACAACTGGAACTGGATGCAAAAGTGTTCTCCCGCAGTAATAAAGTACTGGGAAAAGCATTACAGGGAGGTAAACACCTGCAACGTACCGCGCTGGCAAAAGCGCTAAAAGATGCTAAGATCATCGCCTCCGGGCCAAGGCTCGGTTATATCATGATGTTTGCGGAACTGGAAGGGCTTATTTGCAGTGGCCCGCGTGAAGGCAAACAATTCACCTATGCGCTGCTGGAAGAAAGGGTCCCACCCGTAAAAGCACTCAGCCGTGAAGAAGCCCTGGCACAATTTGTACAACGTTACTTTACAACAAGAGGCCCTGCTACTTTGCAGGATTTCGTGTATTGGTCCGGTTTAACCATGAAAGATGCCAAAGAAGGTGCGGAAGCACTTCCTGCCGGCTTTATAAGAGAAAAAGAACTGATCTGGCTACCGGTGGCCGTAGATAAAAAAGAAAAGGTCCGGCATACCTTCATTATGCCCGATTATGATGAATACGGCATGAGTTACAAAGACCGTCATGATATCTTCAATGAAGGCGCCCGTACCTTCTATTCCCATATGATCATTGTGGATGGAAAGATTGCAGGTACGTGGAAAAAGAAGGACAATGACGGGCTGGATATGGACATATTCACCACCCTGAACAAAACACAAACAACAGCCTTAAAGAAGGCCGTAGAGCGGTACCTGGCCTTTAGTGGCTAA
- a CDS encoding 3-oxoacyl-ACP synthase III family protein produces MSTDTVIIGTGSYIPDVIKNNSEFAINNFYTNTQEPIPNAAGEIIEKFEKITGIAARRYAGEDMNASGMACLAAKAAIADANIDPETLDYIILAHNFGNVIKHTIQTDAVPSLASRVKHALGIHNPSCIPYDILFGCPGWVQGLIQAHIYFAAGVAKRCLVIGTETLSRVIDIYDRDSMIFSDGAGACVVEARENSKAGILGSSVQSFAVDELEYINMEKANYPGSDARIRYIKMQGRKVYEFALKHVPLAIKDCLDKAAVPLSEVRKIFIHQANEKMDEAIVKRLYSLYDQTVLPENIMPMNIRELGNSSVATVPTLFDMVKRGAFPQHQLSAGDVVVFASVGAGMNINAVCYRI; encoded by the coding sequence ATGAGCACAGACACCGTCATCATAGGAACGGGCAGTTATATACCCGATGTTATTAAAAATAACAGTGAGTTCGCCATCAACAATTTTTATACTAACACACAGGAGCCTATTCCCAATGCTGCCGGAGAGATCATAGAGAAATTTGAAAAGATCACCGGCATTGCGGCCCGGCGGTACGCAGGAGAAGACATGAATGCCTCCGGAATGGCCTGCCTGGCCGCGAAAGCTGCCATCGCAGATGCCAATATTGATCCTGAAACGCTCGACTACATTATCCTGGCGCATAATTTCGGGAATGTGATCAAACATACCATACAAACAGATGCCGTTCCTTCGCTTGCTTCCCGCGTAAAACATGCGCTGGGCATCCATAATCCTTCCTGTATACCTTACGATATCCTGTTTGGATGCCCCGGCTGGGTGCAGGGCCTGATACAGGCGCATATCTATTTCGCAGCAGGTGTTGCAAAACGCTGCCTGGTGATAGGCACTGAAACCTTAAGCCGTGTTATTGACATCTATGACCGGGACAGCATGATCTTCAGCGACGGAGCAGGCGCCTGTGTTGTGGAAGCCAGGGAAAACAGCAAAGCCGGCATCCTGGGCAGCAGCGTTCAATCCTTTGCTGTTGACGAACTGGAATACATCAATATGGAAAAGGCCAACTATCCCGGCTCTGATGCACGCATACGGTATATTAAAATGCAGGGCAGGAAAGTATATGAGTTCGCGCTAAAGCATGTACCACTCGCTATTAAGGACTGCCTTGATAAAGCGGCCGTGCCATTGAGCGAGGTACGCAAGATCTTTATCCACCAGGCAAATGAAAAAATGGACGAAGCGATCGTTAAAAGGCTTTATTCCCTCTATGATCAGACGGTTCTCCCGGAAAATATCATGCCCATGAACATACGCGAACTGGGCAACAGTTCTGTAGCCACCGTACCAACGCTGTTTGATATGGTAAAAAGAGGAGCTTTCCCCCAGCACCAGCTATCAGCCGGGGATGTTGTGGTGTTTGCCTCTGTGGGTGCGGGTATGAATATTAATGCGGTATGTTATAGAATTTAG
- a CDS encoding 2-dehydro-3-deoxygalactonokinase translates to MKYFLSCDWGTSSFRLRLVETGSGSVIAEERSGNGIAGTYQQWQQASQPREEFFAAIINRQIDVLSERTGIPLQEVPVVLSGMASSSIGMMELPYKELPFSLSGADLTVHTFGRFIIVSGACSENDVMRGEETKVVGCSALLPDTALLLIPGTHNKHVVVKGGQVVRFKTYMTGEFFDLLSTHSILAASVNGDGMLDDPACRDCFKSGLQAGQSENLLHAAFMVRTNQLLKKIPPAYNSFYLSGLLIGAELKELPSNMPVFLVAGPVHIPLYTLACQILGIHVGAMIDADEALIRGQQGVVSGLH, encoded by the coding sequence ATGAAATACTTTTTAAGCTGTGACTGGGGTACCAGCTCCTTCCGGCTGCGGTTAGTGGAAACCGGCAGCGGGAGCGTAATAGCAGAAGAGAGGTCCGGTAACGGTATTGCCGGTACTTACCAGCAATGGCAGCAGGCATCGCAACCGCGTGAAGAATTCTTTGCTGCCATCATCAACCGGCAGATTGATGTGTTATCTGAAAGAACAGGTATTCCATTGCAGGAGGTACCGGTAGTCTTATCCGGCATGGCATCTTCCAGTATTGGTATGATGGAACTTCCTTACAAGGAGTTGCCCTTTAGCCTGAGTGGGGCAGATCTGACCGTACATACTTTCGGCAGGTTTATTATTGTTTCCGGTGCCTGCAGTGAGAATGATGTGATGCGTGGGGAAGAAACAAAAGTAGTGGGATGTTCAGCTTTGTTGCCGGATACAGCATTGCTGCTGATACCAGGTACGCATAATAAACATGTAGTAGTGAAAGGTGGCCAGGTAGTTCGTTTTAAAACTTACATGACGGGGGAGTTCTTTGATCTTTTATCTACACATAGTATCCTGGCTGCATCGGTAAACGGTGATGGCATGTTGGATGATCCGGCCTGCCGCGACTGCTTTAAATCAGGGCTACAAGCCGGGCAGTCCGAAAACCTGTTGCACGCTGCTTTTATGGTACGTACTAACCAGTTGCTTAAGAAAATACCTCCGGCATATAACAGCTTTTATTTAAGCGGGTTGCTGATAGGTGCAGAACTAAAAGAACTGCCATCTAATATGCCTGTTTTTTTGGTGGCAGGGCCGGTGCATATTCCGCTATATACTTTGGCTTGCCAGATATTGGGTATTCATGTCGGGGCTATGATAGATGCAGATGAGGCGTTGATACGGGGGCAACAGGGGGTTGTTTCGGGCCTGCATTAA
- a CDS encoding winged helix-turn-helix transcriptional regulator, with protein MLSIKDALEALEGKWKLLILFSLSTGPRRFKQISKEVSGISDKTLSKELKSLEGNQLIKRDVQDSFPPTVNYSITEHGRSLEKVMEELHYWGLAHRRQIIGK; from the coding sequence ATGCTTTCTATAAAAGATGCTTTGGAAGCACTGGAAGGTAAATGGAAGTTATTGATCTTGTTTTCCCTTTCTACCGGCCCCCGGCGGTTCAAACAGATATCAAAAGAGGTGAGCGGTATTTCAGACAAAACACTGTCTAAAGAATTAAAAAGTTTAGAGGGAAATCAATTAATCAAAAGAGATGTGCAGGACTCCTTCCCGCCCACGGTTAATTATTCTATTACAGAACATGGCAGATCCCTGGAGAAAGTAATGGAAGAACTGCATTACTGGGGGCTGGCACATCGCAGACAGATCATCGGGAAATGA
- a CDS encoding MFS transporter — protein MKPTKIRYRVLFLIFVNVVINYMDRSNLAVAASEIDREFGFTPVQLGLIFSAFSWTYLAFQIPGGILVNRFSPRILYAFSLIAWSLTTVMQGFAKGFATLFGLRMATGVFEAPAFPINNRVVSNWFPDNERASAIAVYTSGQFLGLAFLMPVLSKIQLEVGWKGLFVVTGLIGIIWGIIWYVFYRDPLKHKAVNTAELAHIESGGGLLDKQQAEKKTAFRWSDLKAVLSYRKLWGIYIGQFAVNSTLWFFLTWFPKYLVDYRGLDFIKSGYWASIPYLAAFTGILCSGFLSDHLVKKGVSPAKARKRPIIIGLLVSAFILGANYVSEPALIILFMSVSFFGVGFASITWIFVSTLAPKHLINLTGGVFNFIGQLAGIIVPVVIGFLASGGSFAPALVFVAAMGLLGACSYIFLVGNVERIKTGEE, from the coding sequence ATGAAACCTACTAAAATCCGCTACCGGGTCCTGTTCCTGATATTTGTGAACGTAGTGATCAACTACATGGACAGAAGTAACCTGGCCGTAGCCGCTTCCGAAATAGACAGGGAATTTGGCTTCACGCCGGTACAACTGGGCCTGATCTTCTCCGCCTTCAGCTGGACGTACCTGGCCTTCCAGATACCCGGGGGCATCCTGGTGAACCGTTTCAGCCCGCGCATCCTGTATGCTTTTAGCCTCATCGCCTGGTCGCTTACTACAGTTATGCAGGGATTTGCAAAAGGCTTTGCCACGTTATTTGGTCTTCGTATGGCCACCGGCGTATTTGAAGCACCCGCATTTCCCATCAATAACCGCGTAGTGAGCAACTGGTTCCCTGACAATGAGCGGGCTTCTGCTATTGCAGTGTATACTTCCGGCCAGTTCCTCGGCCTGGCGTTCCTGATGCCGGTATTATCAAAGATCCAGCTCGAAGTAGGCTGGAAAGGGCTGTTTGTAGTTACAGGCCTCATTGGTATTATCTGGGGCATCATATGGTATGTCTTCTACCGTGATCCGCTCAAACACAAGGCCGTTAACACCGCAGAACTGGCGCATATTGAGAGCGGTGGCGGACTGCTGGACAAGCAACAGGCTGAAAAGAAAACCGCCTTCCGCTGGTCCGACCTCAAAGCAGTACTCTCTTACCGCAAGCTCTGGGGGATCTATATCGGCCAGTTTGCAGTGAACTCCACACTCTGGTTCTTCCTCACCTGGTTCCCGAAATATCTTGTAGACTATCGTGGCCTTGATTTCATTAAATCAGGCTATTGGGCTTCCATACCTTACCTCGCCGCATTCACAGGTATTTTGTGTTCCGGCTTTTTATCTGATCACCTGGTGAAGAAAGGAGTATCTCCTGCAAAGGCACGCAAGCGACCTATTATTATCGGTTTGCTGGTATCTGCTTTTATATTGGGAGCTAACTATGTAAGCGAACCTGCGCTCATCATCCTTTTTATGTCTGTTTCATTTTTTGGAGTAGGTTTTGCTTCTATCACCTGGATCTTTGTATCAACGCTGGCGCCTAAACATCTTATCAATCTTACCGGCGGAGTGTTTAACTTCATTGGCCAGCTGGCGGGTATTATTGTGCCTGTTGTAATAGGCTTCCTGGCCAGCGGTGGCAGCTTTGCGCCGGCATTGGTATTTGTTGCGGCGATGGGATTGCTTGGCGCATGCTCCTACATTTTCCTGGTGGGGAATGTGGAACGTATAAAAACAGGGGAAGAATGA
- a CDS encoding bifunctional 4-hydroxy-2-oxoglutarate aldolase/2-dehydro-3-deoxy-phosphogluconate aldolase, whose protein sequence is MSTLSQILEHKIIAIIRGVQPRDVLPIAEAMYAGGIRLLEVTMNSIEPLAVIKEVSAKMGDKMIIGAGTVLDAATAKEAAAAGARFILSPILEPEVIRTARELGVVSIPGAYTATEIYAAYKQGADMIKVFPATSAAYIKDISAPLPKMHLLPTGGITPENIKDFQKAGAAGFGIGSSLVNAKTAVTAEYLQQLTEKSKLFIRALQS, encoded by the coding sequence ATGTCCACACTTTCACAAATACTTGAACACAAGATCATTGCCATTATCCGTGGGGTACAGCCCCGGGATGTGTTGCCCATTGCAGAAGCCATGTATGCCGGTGGTATCCGTTTACTGGAGGTAACGATGAACTCCATCGAGCCATTGGCCGTTATCAAAGAAGTATCCGCCAAAATGGGGGATAAGATGATCATAGGGGCCGGTACGGTACTGGATGCCGCAACGGCTAAGGAGGCTGCCGCAGCCGGAGCCCGTTTCATCCTTTCCCCGATATTGGAACCTGAAGTGATCAGAACGGCCAGGGAATTGGGGGTAGTGAGTATCCCGGGTGCCTACACTGCCACTGAAATTTATGCTGCCTATAAACAAGGAGCAGACATGATCAAAGTATTCCCTGCTACTTCTGCCGCTTACATCAAAGATATCTCAGCACCGCTGCCTAAGATGCACCTGTTGCCCACAGGTGGCATTACACCGGAGAATATCAAAGATTTCCAGAAAGCCGGGGCCGCCGGCTTTGGCATCGGCAGCTCATTAGTAAATGCAAAAACGGCCGTTACGGCGGAGTATCTGCAACAGCTGACGGAAAAGTCGAAGCTGTTCATCCGCGCCCTTCAATCCTAA
- a CDS encoding PDDEXK nuclease domain-containing protein has protein sequence MITNFEALTNKINSTSGIFLNKVRKQVNSAYTMRNWLIGHYIVEYEQHGEDRAVYGDKLLERLAGSLKKNGLVGMSGTNLKLFRQLYILYPQIGQTLSGEFKQVDFQIVADGLATVKYAHERNSCSPEELLAKLSFSHFIELFKADADVKRIFYETEAIKNNWSVRELQRAMNSLLYERTGLSKVELPIVEKKEPVPLIPENFFRDPYMLEFLELEEKPSYTESDLESSIIDHLQSFLLELGKGFCFETRQKRITFDNTHYRIDLVFYHRILKCHVLVDLKIGEFSHADAGQMNVYLNYYRENEMSTGDNPPIGIILCAGKNETLVKYATAGLAHKLFVSKYMINLPSEDELVQILEEESEKVQN, from the coding sequence ATGATTACGAATTTTGAAGCGCTCACCAACAAAATAAACAGCACCAGTGGAATTTTCCTGAATAAGGTACGCAAGCAAGTGAATTCAGCATATACTATGAGAAACTGGCTTATTGGTCATTATATAGTAGAGTATGAACAACATGGAGAAGATAGAGCGGTATATGGAGATAAGTTGTTAGAAAGATTAGCTGGTAGTTTAAAGAAAAATGGGTTGGTGGGAATGTCTGGGACCAATCTTAAATTATTCCGTCAACTTTATATTCTTTATCCTCAAATTGGTCAGACACTGTCTGGCGAATTTAAACAAGTTGATTTTCAAATAGTTGCAGATGGGTTGGCAACGGTTAAGTATGCTCATGAACGAAATTCCTGTTCTCCGGAAGAGCTATTAGCGAAGCTGTCTTTTTCACATTTTATAGAGCTGTTTAAGGCAGATGCAGATGTTAAGCGCATTTTCTATGAAACAGAGGCTATCAAAAATAATTGGTCTGTACGGGAATTGCAGCGTGCAATGAATAGCCTTTTATATGAAAGAACTGGTTTAAGTAAAGTGGAATTACCAATCGTAGAAAAAAAGGAGCCAGTGCCATTAATACCCGAGAATTTTTTTCGGGACCCATATATGCTGGAATTTCTTGAACTGGAAGAGAAACCCAGTTATACAGAAAGCGATCTGGAATCATCTATTATTGATCATTTGCAATCGTTTCTATTGGAATTAGGTAAAGGATTTTGTTTTGAGACCAGGCAAAAACGGATTACGTTCGACAATACACATTATCGGATAGACCTGGTTTTTTATCATCGCATCTTAAAATGCCACGTTCTTGTTGATCTTAAAATAGGGGAGTTTTCGCATGCGGATGCTGGACAGATGAATGTCTATTTGAATTATTACAGGGAGAATGAAATGAGTACCGGCGATAATCCCCCGATAGGCATCATACTTTGTGCAGGTAAAAATGAAACTTTAGTAAAGTATGCAACAGCCGGATTAGCGCATAAGCTATTTGTTTCAAAATACATGATCAATTTGCCGAGCGAGGATGAACTGGTGCAAATACTTGAAGAGGAAAGTGAAAAGGTACAGAATTAA